From a single Columba livia isolate bColLiv1 breed racing homer chromosome 15, bColLiv1.pat.W.v2, whole genome shotgun sequence genomic region:
- the TNFRSF17 gene encoding tumor necrosis factor receptor superfamily member 17 isoform X2 translates to MWSGRKAHDRKPPAVHLACRNEGRSHKKQFHLLQTRMQIASLGRSTQNSSCMPRGAVRGKGNRSDGSSLRLQNAAVEDEEAALVVSCCCYAPASGFFILDFLDWGKKNKTCIITDPDGTLPQKRIL, encoded by the exons GGAGAAAAGCCCACGACAGGAAGCCTCCAGCCGTGCACCTGGCCTGCAGAAACGAGGGCAGAAGCCATAAGAAGCAGTTCCATCTGCTCCAGACGAGAATGCAGATTGCCTCGTTGGGCCGTTCCACTCAAAACAGCTCGTGTATGCCACGTGGCGCAGTTCGTGGGAAA GGAAACAGGTCCGACGGAAGTTCTCTGAGGCTGCAGAATGCGGCAGTGGAAGATGAAGAAGCCGCCCTGGTTGTATCTTGCTGCTGCTATGCCCCCGCCTCTGGTTTTTTCATCCTAGACTTCTTGGACTGGGGCAAAAAGAACAAAAC TTGCATAATTACTGACCCTGATGGCACCCTGCCCCAAAAACGAATACTTTGA
- the TNFRSF17 gene encoding tumor necrosis factor receptor superfamily member 17 isoform X1: MAPCPKNEYFDNLLLSCKPCHLRCSSAPPPSCENYCDTSIDSSGVLWICVGLGVILMLTLFTLMVLFKWKPLKQLKEKLKNTDSSVELNTILKAHTESSVGAGGTRHPVPSETLMYSVEECTCTDWGLVKTQPGWETSFPLPATEEGATALVTTKSFDYCNYVLGAG, translated from the exons ATGGCACCCTGCCCCAAAAACGAATACTTTGATAATTTGCTGCTCTCTTGTAAGCCCTGTCATCTTCGATGCTCTAGCGCACCGCCGCCTTCCTGTGAGAACTACTGTGATACAA GTATTGATTCAAGCGGAGTTCTTTGGATTTGTGTGGGCTTAGGAGTCATTTTAATGCTCACTCTGTTCACCTTAATGGTCTTGTTTAAATGGAAGCCCCTAAAGcaactaaaagaaaaactgaaaaacacag ACTCTTCTGTGGAGCTGAATACTATTCTGAAGGCTCATACTGAAAGCAGTGTGGGTGCAGGAGGAACGAGACACCCAGTTCCAAGTGAAACACTGATGTATTCGGTGGAAGAGTGCACCTGCACTGACTGGGGCTTGGTAAAGACTCAGCCTGGCTGGGAAACTTCATTTCCATTACCAGCTACAGAAGAAGGAGCTACTGCGCTAGTTACCACAAAATCTTTTGATTATTGCAACTATGTTCTGGGTGCTGGGTGA